One genomic segment of Oncorhynchus masou masou isolate Uvic2021 chromosome 16, UVic_Omas_1.1, whole genome shotgun sequence includes these proteins:
- the LOC135557301 gene encoding LOW QUALITY PROTEIN: uncharacterized protein LOC135557301 (The sequence of the model RefSeq protein was modified relative to this genomic sequence to represent the inferred CDS: inserted 4 bases in 2 codons; substituted 3 bases at 3 genomic stop codons): protein MTTELEVTEAEKFPTSKQRRQWQGKNCRGTRLERQSIFFWLANASGSYKHIGPRFQQITILGILGNVVLILSLIKNQISHLKTFEVFLLSLAASNLXELLVVNICNVFMXSVSVLTPLSCRTLKFLMVFGKIGSILFTFLVSIFWYQTTSGWPGLXVGCVXYQPCSLGAPTHLMNVDGHMDNYTQDGGCPPDFIQCPKENCPTINCVFRYIFILLCNLLPLFIVIVTSCLIVKPGAAGSEEGGGASAECSRGASGTASQEEGLYLGIERNTVGILAAMGVFQVEWXSFSPYDFPFWTEVEFFITTSYITISPYVYGIGRHLFSVKHFKK from the exons ATGACAACAGAGCTTGAGGTCACTGAGGCGGAAAA ATTCCCAACAAGCAAGCAGAGGCGACAGTGGCAAGGAAAAAACTGCAGAGGCACCAGGCTCGAGAGGCAGTCCATCTTCTTCTGGCTTGCCAATGCAAGTGGTTCTTACAAGCACATTGGGCCACGTTTCCAACAGATCACCATCTTGGGCattctgggtaatgtagtcctGATCCTGTCTTTAATAAAGAACCAGATCTCCCATCTGAAAACCTTTGAAGTGTTTCTCCTGAGCCTCGCTGCCTCCAACCTGTAAGAGCTCCTTGTCGTAAACATCTGCAACGTCTTCAT TTCTGTGTCTGTCCTCACCCCCTTGTCCTGCCGGACGCTCAAGTTCCTCATG GTGTTCGGCAAAATCGGCAGCATCCTCTTCACATTCCTCGTCAGCATCTTCTGGTACCAGACAACATCTGGTTGGCCTGGGCTGTGAGTGGGCTGTGTGTGATACCAGCCATGTTCCCTGGGAGCTCCTACCCATCTCATGAACGTAGATGGTCATATGGATAACTATACGCAAGACGGAGGCTGCCCTCCAGACTTCATCCAGTGTCCCAAGGAGAACTGCCCGACCATTAACTGTGTCTTCAGGTATATTTTCATCCTGCTCTGCAACCTGCTGCCTCTATTCATCGTCATCGTCACCAGCTGTCTCATTGTAAAG CCAGGTGCTGCTGGTTCAGAGGAGGGTGGTGGTGCCAGCGCTGAGTGCAGCAGGGGCGCCAGTGGAACAGCCTCCCAGGAAGAAGGTCTCTACCTGGGGATCGAAAGGAACACAGTGGGCATCCTGGCTGCCATGGGGGTGTTCCAGGTGGAATG ATCCTTCAGTCCCTACGACTTCCCCTTTTGGACCGAGGTGGAGTTCTTCATCACAACGTCCTATATCACAATCAGCCCTTATGTGTATGGGATAGGGAGACACTTGTTTTCTGTGAAACACTTTAAGAAGTAA